The following nucleotide sequence is from Fibrobacter sp. UWB13.
GTGTTGATTCCTGGGGTCCCCCGGTCCGTATCGGTAGTGATACCGAGCTCTTGTTCCTCCGTTTTGTACCCGACCGGCTGTAATGACAGTCAGTGTCAAAATACATTAACTATATTTTAGGGAACTATGACTCTTTGCTTAGAAACGGATCAGTTAGAAACCGTACAGAGAATTCTTGGGCTCCATTTTGAGGGCTTTGAAGTTTGGGCGTACGGCACACGTGTCACGGGCGTAGATTTGACCCCGGATACGGATTTGGAATTGGCAGTCATCTCGGACTCCCCTATCTCCCTTGATGACATGACTTCGGTGGAAAAGGCGTTTGTTGAAAGCGGACTCCCGTTCCGTGTCGATATTGTCGACTGGTCCAAGCTCCCCGAATCTCTTCAAAAGCAAATCAAGAAAGAACATTCTGTCATTCAGGAGGCCGCCGATAGTTTCCAGTAAGGTCGGCGAGGTTTGAATATGAATCGCTTGTTACCCCTATTTTTAGCTGCTGCTCTTTCTACCATGGCTTTTGCACAGGACGATGTTGAACGCGTCAAGTCCGTGGTTAAAAGCGGCCGCTGCTCGGATGCGATTGCTCCGCTGCAAAAAATCTACAATGCATCTTTCCGTAAGCTTGAAGGCGAAAAGGCTTCTGTCATGCTTGCAGAATGCTACCTCCGCACAGGTAAGAAGGACGATGCTTACGATGTGGCTTCCCGCTTCTTGGAATACCATGTGAAGTCCGCTTACCGCGAACGTATGGAACTCGCCCGTGCTGTTGTCGATGTCGAAAAGGGTTCTGTGTTTGATGGTGTCGAAGCCATGCTCCGCGTGCTCTCTTACTCGACCAACCCGGCTGCAAGGTCCCGTGCCAAGGAAGTAGCTATCCAGACTTTGGCAGCATCTCTCCTTACCGCAGACCAGCTTCAGGCTTTGCTTGAAAAGTATCCTGTCGATCGTGAAGTGATGGGCTGGATGCAGCTCCAGTTGGGCCGCGAATGCCAGAACGCCAAGCGTTACCGTGCTGCTAGATACTGGTACAAGAAGGTTCTCAAGACAACTTCTTCCGAGAATTTGCAGAAGACCGCCAAGAAAGGTATAAGCGCTCTTGAAGGTCTCGGCGCCGGTCTTCCGACCGTGCTCGTGCTCGCTCCGCTCTCCGGCGACTTTGCCGAATTCGGTGCCGCCGCAGTGCAGGGTTCTCTCCTCGCTTATGAACAGGCGAACCTCAAGGGCAAGGTAAACATCATTTTCCAGGACACGCACGCCGATGCCGCTATCGCTCTTATGCGTACACAGCGCGCTGTGAACCAGGATAGCATCATTGCCATTATCGGTCCTATCATGAGTGCTCCGGCAACGTCTGTCGCCGCATGGCTTGGTGCAAACTTCCAGCATGTGCCGATGCTTACTCCGACTGCAACAGATGCAGGCATCGCAAAGCTTGGTCCGAACATCTTCCAGGTGAACCTCACCATGGACATCCTCGCCCAGACGATTGCGGACTTCGCTATCAAGTGCCTCGACATCCGCGAATTCGGTGTGATGAGCCCGCTCGGCGATTTCGGTACGGCCATGTCCGAAAGCTTTACTCGAGCTGTTGAACGTCGCGGTGGTGA
It contains:
- a CDS encoding nucleotidyltransferase family protein, which translates into the protein MTLCLETDQLETVQRILGLHFEGFEVWAYGTRVTGVDLTPDTDLELAVISDSPISLDDMTSVEKAFVESGLPFRVDIVDWSKLPESLQKQIKKEHSVIQEAADSFQ
- a CDS encoding penicillin-binding protein activator, which gives rise to MNRLLPLFLAAALSTMAFAQDDVERVKSVVKSGRCSDAIAPLQKIYNASFRKLEGEKASVMLAECYLRTGKKDDAYDVASRFLEYHVKSAYRERMELARAVVDVEKGSVFDGVEAMLRVLSYSTNPAARSRAKEVAIQTLAASLLTADQLQALLEKYPVDREVMGWMQLQLGRECQNAKRYRAARYWYKKVLKTTSSENLQKTAKKGISALEGLGAGLPTVLVLAPLSGDFAEFGAAAVQGSLLAYEQANLKGKVNIIFQDTHADAAIALMRTQRAVNQDSIIAIIGPIMSAPATSVAAWLGANFQHVPMLTPTATDAGIAKLGPNIFQVNLTMDILAQTIADFAIKCLDIREFGVMSPLGDFGTAMSESFTRAVERRGGDVVGFRNYEEGRPDYKTEFNLMRDVRFNQENRRRNIAKGVNDLNSVNPRDRKLYLADSTVEFPGLFIPATNPADAGAMVSQAAFNKVSGTYLGTSGWYGRELLIQGKRLVEGSYFSVPSIDMNKGNTAYTNFVKDFTARWGVEPGEDKVSGLSYDAANIIFTSLAAVTGKDDDMTHYINATKDFKGIYGDIQFRRGANANTKIITVNKGKFEVVTTCERQDKAKEAAKSKKKK